One genomic region from Candidatus Zixiibacteriota bacterium encodes:
- a CDS encoding response regulator: MNAKGKPISILLADDDPDDRLMATEALEENRLANNLHIVEDGEMLMDYLYHRGEYAGTQNWSLPGLILLDLNMPKKDGREALKEIKSDPKLRRIPVVVLTTSKAEEDIFRTYDLGVNSFITKPVSFESLVSIMKTLKIYWFEIVELP, encoded by the coding sequence ATGAATGCAAAAGGAAAACCAATCTCGATATTGCTGGCCGATGATGATCCGGATGACCGTCTGATGGCGACCGAAGCGCTTGAGGAAAACCGACTGGCTAACAATCTTCATATCGTAGAAGACGGCGAAATGTTAATGGATTACCTCTATCATCGAGGGGAATATGCCGGCACACAGAACTGGTCTTTGCCGGGGCTGATACTGCTCGACCTGAACATGCCCAAAAAAGACGGCCGCGAAGCCCTTAAGGAGATAAAATCGGATCCGAAACTGCGGCGAATCCCGGTGGTAGTTTTGACTACCTCGAAAGCTGAAGAGGATATCTTTCGCACTTACGACCTCGGCGTGAATTCGTTTATCACCAAGCCGGTATCGTTTGAATCGCTTGTGTCAATTATGAAAACCCTTAAAATATACTGGTTTGAAATTGT